The nucleotide sequence AACTGGACTCATGTAAGAAGGCTTATTGGCTGGGACAGATTTGATACCCAAAAAGCTGTTGATGCTATGAATGACCTTTACAGAAACGAACTAAGGCTATTTATGAACCTCTTCATGCCTTCTGTTAAACTTATTCAGTGTAAACGTATTGGTTCAAAACTTATACGTAAGTATGACGAACCCAAAACACCTCTGGCACGCCTTTTGGCTTCGGAACTTGCCAATACACAAAAAATCAAAGACCTGGTTAACCTACGCAACTCATTGAACCCTTTCCAACTATCACAAACTATTGATAAAAAATTAACACGCATTGGGAAAATGGCTAATCATAAACGCGTTGCTAATTCTAATTTCACCATTAACCTTTCAAACAACAAAACAGTTAAATTAACTCAAATAGAAAAAGATACTTTAACAGAATTATCTAAGTATTTCCCGGGATTAAAAGTAGTTACAAAAACACCAAATACCAATGCTAAATTTACTAATCCCAAAGTTACATTTTAGATGGCGCGACATGCACCTACTAAAGTTACCTTTTTAGATGGCTTGACAGGTTGATTTTAAAAATATCATTTTTAAATTAACCTTTACTCATTTGAGATGTTAACTCGAGCATGGGAAGAAACATCGCGAGCACCATCCCGCCAATTACTCCACCCATAAAGACAATAATCAAAGGTTCTATCATGCTTGTCATCCCTTTAACGGCATCGTCAACCTCTCTGTCGTAAAAACTTGCAATTTTTGTCAACATCATATCCAGTGTTCCGGTTTCTTCTCCTACAGAAATCATTTGGATGACCATGGGCGGGAATATTTTGCTTCGTTTTAAGGGTTCGGTAATCCTTTCACCTTCGCGGATAGCTTCTTTTGCGCTTAGGAGAGCATTCTCAATAACCAGATTTCCGCTGGTTTTTGCTACGGTTTCAAGCGCCTGCAGAATAGGTACTCCCGATTTAACTAATGTGCCGAGAGTACTGGTAAATTTTGCTATACTCATTTTTCTGATCATTATGCCAAAAACAGGAATATTAATTTTAAGATTATCCACCTTTAACGCGAAATTCCTTGAACGTTTAATCCCTTGTTTAAAGCCTATAAATCCGCCAATGCCAAATAGGATGAGAATCATTAGATATTTCTGAAGAAAACTACTCAGTGCTAACAATACTCTGGTCGGCAAGGGTAATTTCACGCCCATTTCCCCAAAAATCGCTGAAAATTTTGGTATTACTACAATAAGCATAAAAGCAGAAGCGCCTACGGCAATACAAGCAACGACTATGGGGTACATCATAGCGCCTTTAATTTTGCCTTTTAACTCTTCCGACGATTCCAAATAACTTGAAAGCCTGTCCAGAATTATATCAAGAATACCGCCGATTTCTCCGGCTTTTACCATGGAAATGTATAACTCACTAAAGGCTGCAGGATGTTTTTTCATAGCATCTGCGATAGAAATACCGGATTCAATATCCTCCCTGATTTTGCTTATGACTTTTTTAAAATTTTTATTTTCTGCTTGTTCCTCCAAAATGCTTAAACCCTGCACGATCGGGACTCCGGATGAAACTAACGTAGAGAGCTGTCTGGAAAAAAGACACAAGTCTTTTGCAGGCACCCCTTTTCCAAAAGGAAGAAGATTCATCAATGAAGTCAAGCCTCTTTTTTTTACTTCATTGATTTCTAGAACGATGAATTTTTGCGCATGCAATTTTTCCATAGCCATGCGCAGGTCCGAGGCTTCAAGTAAACCAGTCGAAATCCCGCCCGAAGGCGCCTTGACTTTATAGTTGAATTGTCCCATAAATTAAACAACCCTCTGTGAACGAATGCTATATTTTTGGTGCGGGTACATTTTCTTTTTGTATCAATCTTTTTAAGTCTTCCGAGTCGGTTGTATGCATTAGCGCTTCCTGGTATGTTATTTGTCTGCGCAAATAGAGGTTAGCCAGAGCCATATTCATAGTCTGCATTCCAAATTTGCCTCCGGTTTGCATGGAAAGGTATATCTGTTCCGTTTTCATGTCTCGGATCAAATTACGTATTGCCGGGGTTACTATTAATACTTCCGCAGCAAGGACTCTGCCTGTTCCAGAAGCGTGGGCTAAGAGAGTTTGCGAGAAAACTGTCTGCAGAGTGAATGATAATTGGGAGCGCACCTGAGATTGCTGGTGCGGCGGAAAGACATCAACCATGCGGTTTATTGACGATGCGGCATCAGTAGTATGTAAAGTAGCAAAAACTAAATGGCCCGTTTCGGCAATTGTGATTGCGCTTTGAATAGTATCCAGGTCTCTCATTTCGCCGACAAGAATAATATCCGGATCCTGCCTTAAAACATATTTTAGGGCTGTTGAAAACGAGTTTGTATCCGATCCAACTTCTCTTTGATTGACTACTGATTTTTTGTGAATGTGTATATATTCAATCGGGTCTTCTACTGTCATAATATGCGATTGTTTGTGCTCGTTTAAAAAATCTATCATTGAAGCCAGGGTTGTGGTTTTACCGCTTCCAGTCGGGCCGGTAACCAGGATAAGCCCCTTAGGGATTTTCATAACTTCATAGGCTACAGCAGGAATGCCCAATTCTTCAAAAGTAGGAATTTTGTTTGGAATTGAGCGGAAAGCGGCTCCGAGTGTGCCTCTTTGGCGGTAAACGTTCATTCTAACCCTGCCGACGCCTTTTATACCGAAAGACAAATCAAGTTCATTGTTTGCTTCAAATTTTTCTTTCTGAGTGTCAGTCAGGAGCGAATAGATTAATCTCTGGCATAAATCCGGTGTTAATTTTTCATATTCTGTGGGAACCAGTTCACCGTCTATTCTCAGCATCGGAGGTATACCGTTGGTCAAATGCAAATCGCTTGCATTTTTCTCCACCATCAACAAAAGTAAATCCTGCATATTTAAAATTCCGCTTGACATTTTGTGCTCCCCTTAAACTGTTTCTACGTCCGTGTCACCTGTCGTCACCCTCAGAACTTCTTCCACAGTTGTTACTCCGCCGAGAAGTTTTCGCAGTCCGCTCTCGCGCAGTGTTAACATCCCATTTTTTCTGGCTAACTGCTTAACTTTGTGTGTAGGCTCTTTATTTAAAATGAGTTCTTTCATTTCATCACTCATTTCCATTACTTCATAACAGCCTAAGCGGCCTTTATAACCCCTTGAACAATTTTTGCATCCTTTTCCCCTGTAGAGGGTAGCAGTATTTTTACCGCCGAATTGTTCCGGTTTTACGCCCAATGCTATAAGATGTTCAACAGGAACCTCGTAAGGCTCTTTACAATTTTTACATATAGTTCTCAACAATCTCTGTGCAATTACCATTGCGACTGTTGATGTTGTTAAAAATGGTTCAACACCCATATTTGACAACCTGGTGACAGTGCTTGCAGCGTCGTTTGTGTGCAAAGTGGCAAAAACCAGGTGTCCAGTTAAAGCTGCATTGATAGCGATTTCTGCTGTTTCCTTGTCACGAATTTCTCCTACTAGGATTATGTTCGGGTCTTGCCTTAAAAATGACCTTAAACCCGCGGCGAAGGTGAGCCCTATATCAGCTCTCACATGGACCTGATTAATGCCTTCTATAACAAATTCAACCGGATCTTCTATAGTCGAAATGTTGATATCTGGCTGGTTCAGTGTAGTTAAAGCCGAATACAGAGTAGTTGATTTTCCGCTTCCTGTAGGACCCATGACAAGGTTTATTCCAAAAGGCAATTGAATATTTTTTTCAAATATTGAAAGAGTTTCCGGTTCAAGCCCGAGTTTATGAAGGTCTACGCAAAGCGCGCTTGCGTCGAGAATACGCATGGCTATTTTTTCTCCGTTAATCATGGGCAAAACGGAAACACGGAAGGATATTTCTTTGTTCATAATCTTTATTTTTATCCTTCCGTCCTGGGGTAAGCGGTGTTCTGCTATATCCAGGTTAGCCATAATTTTTAATCTCGAAATTACAGCATTCTGCATTTTTTTCGGCGGGCCCTGTTGTTCGTGAAGCACTCCGTCAACTCTGAAACGCACTCGGAGGATTTTTTCATAAGGTTCAATGTGTATATCGCTTGCTTTTTGTTTGATTGCGCTTGTCAAAATAAAATTTACAATTTTAATAACTGGGGCCTCTTCCGACATCGCTTCAAGAGTGATATTGTCGGTTTCAACTTCTTTTTCTTTAAGAATTTCCAAGTTTGCTTCTTCTATGGTTATGGTTGATTCGATGTTTTTCAAGACATTTTCCATAGAACCCTTTACCGTATAATATTTTTCAATAGAATCCTTGATCTCTTTTTCAGAAGAAATCACAACCTGTATATCATAACCGGTCATAACTTTTAAATCATCTATCGCAAAAATATTGAATGGATCAGCCATTGCTATAGTCAGTATTTTACCTTTTTTTTCAATAGGAATTAATGTTTGATGCCTTATAATGCTTTCAGGCACGGATTCCAAGGCTTCTTCAGAGATTTCACCGAATTCAAAGAGAGAGATAAATTGCATGCCGGCTTGTTTGCCCAGAAAGGCTAAAAGCACTTCTTCGGTTACATAGCCAAGCTGCACCAGGATATAGCCTAATTTGCCTCCTGATTGTTTCTGTATATCAAGAGCTTCTTTATGTTGTTCCGGGGTTAGTATCCCCAGGTTAACCAACATTTCACCTAACTTTTTTAAAGGTATTACTTCTTGTCTTGCCATGATTATTTACTAAATTTCTCCTTGATTTTTTTAGCAACATTTGTAGGGACTAAATTATCAATTTTACCCCCCAGTCCGGCAATTTCTTTTACAAGGCTTGAGGATAAAAAGGTATAACTTTCATCGGGAATGAAAAAAATAGTTTCAATTTTTTTGCTCAATCTGCGGTTCATTAATGCAAGCTGGACCTCATATTCAAAATCACTTATTGCCCTGAGTCCTCTTATAATTACGGTAGCTTTCTTTTTTTTTACATATTCGACAAGCAGCCCTGAAAAAATGTCCACTTCAACGTTTTTGAGTTTTTTTATAGATTGAACAAGCATAAGCTTGCGTTCTTCAACTGTAAAGGTAGACTTCTTGTTAGTATTATCTGTTACGGCAATTACAACTTTATCGAAGATCTTACTGCTGCGAAATATTATTTCGGTATGGCCGTTGGTTGGAGGGTCAAAACTGCCCGGATATACTGCAATTTTCATGAGTATAACATATATTATTTATGGGCGTTTGTCAATATTTTCACCAGTTAATTTTCAACAGTTAACCGACAGGGAATAAACTGAGTTTTTTTGAATATTTCTCAAGTAATTCGTTTTTTAAATCAAGATATTCGGGGTTTCCAGTGAGTTTTCCGTTTGAAATAATTTCTTCAGCAGTTTTTTTTGCGGAATTTATTACATCTGTATCTTTCGTGATACTGCCGATTTTCAGTTCCGATAATCCGTGTTGGGCTGTTCCAAAAAATTCTCCCTGCCCGCGCAATTCCATGTCTGTTTCGGCAATTTTGAATCCATCATTAGTTGAAAGCATTGTTTCAATTCTTCTTTTCGAATCTTCTGTTTTGAGGGTGCCGATAAGCAGGCAAAAAGATTCCATGCTGCTTTTTCTTCCTACACGGCCGCGCAATTGGTGAAGAGTCGCAAGGCCGAACCTGTCTGCATGTTCTATGGCAATTACATTCGCATTCGGCACATCTATGCCCACCTCTATGACTGTAGTTGCAATCAGAATATCAAATTTATTTTCTTTAAACTCAAGCATTATTTTTTCTTTTTCCCGCCCTTTTAATTGGCCGTGCAGTAATCCCACCCTGAACTCACGGAATTCTGTCTCCGCAAGATGTTTGGCCTGGGTAACTGCTGATTTAAGCTCAACTTTATCTGATTCCTCAACGAGCGGAAAAACAATATACGCCTGGAACCCTTTTTTGATTTCTCTTCTGATAAATTGGTAAGCATCTTTGTCAGAAGTATGAATGGTTTTTACCGGCAGCCTGCCTGGAGGCATTTCGTCTAATGTTGAAATATCCATATCGCCATAAACTGTCAATGCCAGAGTCCTGGGTATCGGTGTGGCTGTCATAATTAACGTATCGGTTGAGCTTTTTTCTTTTAGAAGCTGTCTTTGAGCCACGCCGAATTTGTGTTGTTCATCGATAACTATTAAGGACAAATATTTAAATTTAATTTTTTGTTCAATCAACGCATGGGTTCCGATTACAATGTTTATTTCTCCGTTTTGTAATTTTTGAATTGTGGTTTTTTTAATACTTGCAGAAGTTGACCCGGTTAAAAGGCCGACGCGAATGTTGAGCCCGTTAATGAATTGTTTTATGGTATAAAAATGCTGTTCAGCCAGTATTTCCGTAGGCGCCATAAAAGCAACCTGATATCCATTTTCTATCGCAAGAAGTACCGCACTTAGCGCTACAACGGTTTTTCCCGAGCCCACATCACCTATAAGAAGCCTGTTCATGGGCTGTGCGCGCTGCATGTCCGAAAAAATTTCATTAATAACTTTTTTTTGAGCTTTAGTGAACTCAAAATTCAGATTGTTTTTGAAGGGAGTCAAGTATTTTTTTAATATCGTGTATGAGTGCGGTTTATCTTTTTCTAAATATTGTTTCCTTGATAGCTGCATAGCAAGCTCGAGCAGTATAAATTCATCAAAAGCGAGCTTCTTATGTGCTGTTTTTAAAGATGAAAATTCATCAGGAAAATGAATTTGTTCCAGGGCCTTTTTTGAACTAATGAGTCCATTTTTTCTGCGGATTTCTTCTGGAATAGTTTCTGGATAAAAACAGGAATACTTTTCTGAAGCTGTTTTTATCAGGGTTCTTAAAAATTTGCCATTAATTCCGTCGGTCAGCGGGTAAATGGGCACAATACGATTTGTGTGTATTGTGCTATAGCCTGCTTCAGAAATCAATTCATATTCCTCTACTTTGATTTGTTTAGAATTATAAAATTTTTCTATTTTCCCGTGGAGTATTATTTTTGCTCCGTAAGAGAAGTCCTTTTTTAATTTGCTAAACACATCGTATTTATAATTCGGTTTTCTGTAGAAGGTCGCATAAATAAGCCCGGTAGAGTCAGAGACGGCAGCCTTGAAAGCCCATAGGTAAGGATTGTGTTTCATCAAATCGGCAAGTTTAACTATGCCCGAAATGGTAGCTTTTTCATCTTCCTTCAATTCTGCGATTTTTTTGTACACTCTGCGGTCATCATATTCTTTTGGAAAATAGGTGAGTAACTCACAAATAGTGTTTATCCCTAATTTTGAGAGCAGTTTAGCTTTTTGAGGCCCTACGCTTTTAAGGAATTTTACCGGGTTAGAGAGAGGGGTAATATTCATGTGCTTTTGACATTTTATAATATAATTTGTATAATCTCAAATTGCGAAAATTCGTATTTATTTATTGGAGGATTTAAGATGTCATACAAATGCGTTGTTTGTGATAAAGGGCCTTCAGCCGGAAAAAATGTAAGCCATTCAAAGAGAGCAACACTTAGATTGTTCAGGCCGAATCTTCAAAAGATGAGAATTAAATTTGAAGGGTCTGTTCAGAGAGCTTATGTTTGTACAAAATGCCTTAAGGCAAATAAAGTGGAAAAAGTATTATAGTTTTTTAGATTATTTGCAGCTGATGAAGCCTTCTATAAAGCCCTTCTTTTTTAAAAAGCTCTTCATGTGTGCCTGTGTCTACAATACTGCCGTTTTCCAGGACAATTATTTTATCTGATTTTTTTATCGTGGCCAGCCTATGAGCGATAATTAATGTAGTCCTTCCCTCCATTAATTTTTCGAGAGCATTTTGCACTAATTGTTCTGATTCAGCATCCAGGTTGCTTGTTGCTTCATCCAGTAAAAGTATTTTTGGGTTTCTAATTAGAGCCCGCGCTATGGCTATTCTCTGCTTTTCGCCGCCGCTTAAAAATACGCCCCTCTCTCCGACTAAGGTGTTATATCCATTTGGAGCTTTTTCTATAAACGCATGCGCCTGGGCTAGTTTTGCGGCATTTACAATTTGTTCTTCGGTTGCATCAGGATTGCCGTAAGAAATATTGTAATGTATTGACTCATTGAATAAAATGGTTTCCTGCGTTACAATGCTCATCTGGCCGCGTAATGATTTCAACGTTCCTTCTTTGATATCCTTTCCGTCAAGTGTTATTGTTCCTTTTACAGGGTTGTAGAACCTTAAAAGCAGGTTTATTATCGTGGATTTTCCTGAGCCGGAAGGGCCTACGATTGCAACCACTTCTCCTGATTTTACTTCGAAATTTACATCTTTAAGCACTATATCATCTTTATCGTACTCAAAGCTGACATGTTTGAACTCAATTTCATTTTTAAACGGTTCAATTTCTTTTGCGTCATGGTTCTCGCTAACTTCCGGAACTTGGTTAAGTAATTCAAATATTCTTTCACTGGCAGAGATGGCCTGTTGTATTTGCGGATTGAGATTTGCAAAATTTTTTATCGGCTGGTAAATAGAAAATGCAGCAGCAAAGAAAGCAAAAAATGAACCAGGGGACCAAACTCCGGAAATAACGTCCTTGCCTGCAAAAAACAATACAAGCCCTACTGCAAAAGCACCGATAAATTCCATAAGCGGCGAAGATAAAGCCTCAATCTTTGTAAATCTCATAACCAGAGTATATAAGTCCCAATTGATCTTTTTGAACCTTTCTATTTCTGTCTTTTCCCTGTTAAAAGCCCTGGTGATATTGATAGCCATAATAGATTCCTGCAGGTTTGTATAGAGTTCAGCCATCTGTTTCTGCCCTTCTCTGGATAGATTGCGTAATCTTCTGGAGAAATTTATTATGGGAAAGGATACAAAAGGAAAAACGATAAAACTGATAAGCGCAAATTTCCAGTTGAGGTAAAAAAGCATGACGATTAGGACGATAACAGTTAATCCGTCGCAAACCAGAGTTGCCGGCGCCCTGTTCAACGCAAATTGGAGGGCAGAAATATCGTTTGTTAAACGCGACATTATTTTGCCCGTAGTGCCTTTTGAATAGAAACTCGTTGACAGCCTCTGCAATTGTTCGTACGATTTGTTTCTGATGTTAAGAGTTATTCTTTGGGCTATATAAGACATAAAATAATTCTTACCATAATTAAATAAACCAAGCAGGAAATAGGCTATGGGAATCGAACAGACTATGAAGTAGAGCGAGTGCATATCCTTGGCGATAAATACTTTATCTATCATCGGCTTAAGAAGATATCTTATAAGGCCCGTAAGGCCTGAAACTATTGCCATGCAGAAGAGCGCAACAAAAAATCTGCTTTTATAGGGTTTAAAGTATTTATACAGCTGTTTATAATCCATTTATCTTCTCCAAAATAAGTTTTGCTGTGCGGTTGTATACACCCGGTTCTCCAAGGATATCCCTGACATTTTCAAGCTTTTGTTTAATATCGGCTAATTTGTTTTCGTCCGAAATTATATTTAAAACTGTATTAGCAATTTTATCAGGCTGAGCGTCGCGCTGTAAAAACTCAGGGACCAGTTTTTCATTGGTCAATAAATTTGTAATTGTAACCGAAGACACCTTTATAATTGATTTGATTAGAAAATACAGGGGCCAGGGCAATTTGTACATCACAAGCATAGGCAAACCAATTAAAGTATTTTCCAAAGCTACCGTACCGCTTGTCGTTATGGCAAA is from Elusimicrobiota bacterium and encodes:
- a CDS encoding type II secretion system F family protein; its protein translation is MGQFNYKVKAPSGGISTGLLEASDLRMAMEKLHAQKFIVLEINEVKKRGLTSLMNLLPFGKGVPAKDLCLFSRQLSTLVSSGVPIVQGLSILEEQAENKNFKKVISKIREDIESGISIADAMKKHPAAFSELYISMVKAGEIGGILDIILDRLSSYLESSEELKGKIKGAMMYPIVVACIAVGASAFMLIVVIPKFSAIFGEMGVKLPLPTRVLLALSSFLQKYLMILILFGIGGFIGFKQGIKRSRNFALKVDNLKINIPVFGIMIRKMSIAKFTSTLGTLVKSGVPILQALETVAKTSGNLVIENALLSAKEAIREGERITEPLKRSKIFPPMVIQMISVGEETGTLDMMLTKIASFYDREVDDAVKGMTSMIEPLIIVFMGGVIGGMVLAMFLPMLELTSQMSKG
- a CDS encoding type IV pilus twitching motility protein PilT translates to MLNMQDLLLLMVEKNASDLHLTNGIPPMLRIDGELVPTEYEKLTPDLCQRLIYSLLTDTQKEKFEANNELDLSFGIKGVGRVRMNVYRQRGTLGAAFRSIPNKIPTFEELGIPAVAYEVMKIPKGLILVTGPTGSGKTTTLASMIDFLNEHKQSHIMTVEDPIEYIHIHKKSVVNQREVGSDTNSFSTALKYVLRQDPDIILVGEMRDLDTIQSAITIAETGHLVFATLHTTDAASSINRMVDVFPPHQQSQVRSQLSFTLQTVFSQTLLAHASGTGRVLAAEVLIVTPAIRNLIRDMKTEQIYLSMQTGGKFGMQTMNMALANLYLRRQITYQEALMHTTDSEDLKRLIQKENVPAPKI
- the pilB gene encoding type IV-A pilus assembly ATPase PilB encodes the protein MPLKKLGEMLVNLGILTPEQHKEALDIQKQSGGKLGYILVQLGYVTEEVLLAFLGKQAGMQFISLFEFGEISEEALESVPESIIRHQTLIPIEKKGKILTIAMADPFNIFAIDDLKVMTGYDIQVVISSEKEIKDSIEKYYTVKGSMENVLKNIESTITIEEANLEILKEKEVETDNITLEAMSEEAPVIKIVNFILTSAIKQKASDIHIEPYEKILRVRFRVDGVLHEQQGPPKKMQNAVISRLKIMANLDIAEHRLPQDGRIKIKIMNKEISFRVSVLPMINGEKIAMRILDASALCVDLHKLGLEPETLSIFEKNIQLPFGINLVMGPTGSGKSTTLYSALTTLNQPDINISTIEDPVEFVIEGINQVHVRADIGLTFAAGLRSFLRQDPNIILVGEIRDKETAEIAINAALTGHLVFATLHTNDAASTVTRLSNMGVEPFLTTSTVAMVIAQRLLRTICKNCKEPYEVPVEHLIALGVKPEQFGGKNTATLYRGKGCKNCSRGYKGRLGCYEVMEMSDEMKELILNKEPTHKVKQLARKNGMLTLRESGLRKLLGGVTTVEEVLRVTTGDTDVETV
- the coaD gene encoding pantetheine-phosphate adenylyltransferase; protein product: MKIAVYPGSFDPPTNGHTEIIFRSSKIFDKVVIAVTDNTNKKSTFTVEERKLMLVQSIKKLKNVEVDIFSGLLVEYVKKKKATVIIRGLRAISDFEYEVQLALMNRRLSKKIETIFFIPDESYTFLSSSLVKEIAGLGGKIDNLVPTNVAKKIKEKFSK
- the recG gene encoding ATP-dependent DNA helicase RecG, yielding MNITPLSNPVKFLKSVGPQKAKLLSKLGINTICELLTYFPKEYDDRRVYKKIAELKEDEKATISGIVKLADLMKHNPYLWAFKAAVSDSTGLIYATFYRKPNYKYDVFSKLKKDFSYGAKIILHGKIEKFYNSKQIKVEEYELISEAGYSTIHTNRIVPIYPLTDGINGKFLRTLIKTASEKYSCFYPETIPEEIRRKNGLISSKKALEQIHFPDEFSSLKTAHKKLAFDEFILLELAMQLSRKQYLEKDKPHSYTILKKYLTPFKNNLNFEFTKAQKKVINEIFSDMQRAQPMNRLLIGDVGSGKTVVALSAVLLAIENGYQVAFMAPTEILAEQHFYTIKQFINGLNIRVGLLTGSTSASIKKTTIQKLQNGEINIVIGTHALIEQKIKFKYLSLIVIDEQHKFGVAQRQLLKEKSSTDTLIMTATPIPRTLALTVYGDMDISTLDEMPPGRLPVKTIHTSDKDAYQFIRREIKKGFQAYIVFPLVEESDKVELKSAVTQAKHLAETEFREFRVGLLHGQLKGREKEKIMLEFKENKFDILIATTVIEVGIDVPNANVIAIEHADRFGLATLHQLRGRVGRKSSMESFCLLIGTLKTEDSKRRIETMLSTNDGFKIAETDMELRGQGEFFGTAQHGLSELKIGSITKDTDVINSAKKTAEEIISNGKLTGNPEYLDLKNELLEKYSKKLSLFPVG
- the rpmB gene encoding 50S ribosomal protein L28, whose product is MSYKCVVCDKGPSAGKNVSHSKRATLRLFRPNLQKMRIKFEGSVQRAYVCTKCLKANKVEKVL
- a CDS encoding ABC transporter ATP-binding protein/permease, which codes for MDYKQLYKYFKPYKSRFFVALFCMAIVSGLTGLIRYLLKPMIDKVFIAKDMHSLYFIVCSIPIAYFLLGLFNYGKNYFMSYIAQRITLNIRNKSYEQLQRLSTSFYSKGTTGKIMSRLTNDISALQFALNRAPATLVCDGLTVIVLIVMLFYLNWKFALISFIVFPFVSFPIINFSRRLRNLSREGQKQMAELYTNLQESIMAINITRAFNREKTEIERFKKINWDLYTLVMRFTKIEALSSPLMEFIGAFAVGLVLFFAGKDVISGVWSPGSFFAFFAAAFSIYQPIKNFANLNPQIQQAISASERIFELLNQVPEVSENHDAKEIEPFKNEIEFKHVSFEYDKDDIVLKDVNFEVKSGEVVAIVGPSGSGKSTIINLLLRFYNPVKGTITLDGKDIKEGTLKSLRGQMSIVTQETILFNESIHYNISYGNPDATEEQIVNAAKLAQAHAFIEKAPNGYNTLVGERGVFLSGGEKQRIAIARALIRNPKILLLDEATSNLDAESEQLVQNALEKLMEGRTTLIIAHRLATIKKSDKIIVLENGSIVDTGTHEELFKKEGLYRRLHQLQII